One Methylobacterium sp. AMS5 genomic region harbors:
- a CDS encoding FAD-binding protein, with protein MTTLLYVEHANGQIKDGTLKALTAAKELGAPIHALVLGTGSKAAAEAVAKFEGIETVLNSEDGAYDHDLAETTAALIAAIAEPYDAIVAAATTTGKNTLPRVAALLDVAQVSDIIKVVSPDTFERPIYAGNAIQTVQSGAGKRVITVRTAAFKPAEPGSASAAIEAVSAAAPDALGAAYKSEEIAKSDRPELASAKFIVSGGRSLGSAEKFKELIEPLADALGAAVGASRAAVDAGYAPNDWQVGQTGKVVAPDLYVAVGISGAIQHLAGMKDSKVIVAVNKDEDAPIFQVADYGLVGDLFQVVPDLQAEIAKAKDR; from the coding sequence ATGACCACGCTCCTCTACGTCGAGCACGCCAACGGGCAGATCAAGGACGGTACGCTGAAGGCGCTGACCGCTGCCAAGGAACTGGGCGCGCCCATCCACGCTCTGGTGCTCGGCACCGGCTCGAAGGCGGCGGCCGAGGCTGTGGCCAAGTTCGAGGGCATCGAGACGGTGCTGAATTCCGAGGACGGCGCCTACGACCACGACCTCGCCGAGACGACCGCCGCCCTGATCGCCGCGATCGCCGAGCCCTACGACGCGATCGTCGCCGCCGCCACGACCACGGGCAAGAATACCCTGCCCCGCGTCGCCGCGCTCCTCGACGTCGCCCAGGTCTCCGACATCATCAAGGTCGTCTCGCCCGACACCTTCGAGCGGCCGATCTACGCCGGCAACGCGATCCAGACCGTGCAGTCCGGTGCGGGCAAGCGGGTCATCACCGTGCGCACCGCCGCCTTCAAGCCCGCGGAACCGGGCAGCGCCTCCGCCGCGATCGAGGCGGTCTCGGCGGCCGCTCCCGACGCGCTGGGCGCCGCCTACAAGTCGGAAGAGATCGCCAAGTCCGACCGGCCGGAGCTGGCCTCGGCCAAGTTCATCGTCTCCGGCGGCCGTTCGCTCGGCTCGGCGGAGAAGTTCAAGGAGCTGATCGAGCCGCTGGCCGACGCGCTGGGCGCCGCGGTCGGCGCCTCGCGCGCGGCGGTGGATGCCGGCTACGCCCCGAACGATTGGCAGGTGGGTCAGACCGGCAAGGTGGTGGCGCCCGACCTCTACGTCGCGGTCGGCATCTCCGGCGCGATCCAGCATCTGGCCGGCATGAAGGACTCGAAGGTCATCGTCGCCGTCAACAAGGACGAGGACGCGCCGATCTTCCAAGTGGCGGATTACGGGCTGGTCGGCGACCTGTTTCAGGTCGTGCCGGACTTGCAGGCCGAGATCGCCAAGGCCAAGGATCGTTAG